The following coding sequences lie in one Nitratireductor mangrovi genomic window:
- a CDS encoding fumarylacetoacetate hydrolase family protein, translating into MAYVITQPPVASVEVAGTSDRFPVRRIFCVGRNYAAHAREMGRDPDREPPFFFTKPADAVVDTGATVPYPPETNNFHYEAELVVAIGNGGRNIAEKDSLSHVWGYAVGNDLTRRDLQLDAREKGRPWDWGKAFDRSAVIGPVHAVEQVGHPAEGAIRLTVNGEVKQDADLTDLIWSVPEIISILSHSIELQPGDLIMTGTPAGVGALVEGDTCVVTIEGIGSIETKIGPRE; encoded by the coding sequence TTGGCCTACGTCATTACGCAACCACCCGTCGCCAGCGTCGAAGTCGCCGGCACGTCCGACCGTTTCCCGGTTCGACGCATCTTCTGCGTCGGTCGCAACTATGCCGCCCACGCCCGTGAAATGGGCCGCGATCCCGATCGCGAGCCCCCCTTCTTCTTCACCAAGCCGGCTGATGCGGTCGTGGATACCGGCGCGACTGTTCCCTATCCGCCCGAAACGAACAATTTTCACTACGAAGCCGAACTGGTCGTGGCCATCGGAAACGGAGGCAGGAATATCGCGGAAAAGGACAGCCTATCCCATGTCTGGGGCTACGCCGTGGGCAACGACCTGACCCGTCGCGACCTGCAACTCGATGCGCGCGAGAAAGGCCGGCCATGGGACTGGGGTAAGGCGTTCGACCGCTCCGCGGTGATCGGCCCGGTTCACGCCGTCGAGCAGGTCGGACACCCCGCCGAAGGAGCCATCAGGCTGACCGTGAATGGCGAGGTCAAGCAGGACGCGGACCTGACCGACTTGATCTGGTCCGTTCCCGAGATCATCTCGATCCTGTCCCATTCGATCGAACTGCAACCGGGCGACCTGATCATGACCGGCACGCCGGCGGGGGTGGGCGCCCTTGTGGAGGGCGACACATGTGTCGTGACCATAGAAGGGATAGGGTCCATCGAAACAAAGATCGGCCCACGGGAATGA